The Edaphobacter flagellatus sequence CGACAGGAGTGATGACGTCGCCCTTGGAGGAGGTTTCGGTGTTGAGGAGGCCGACCTCAGAGGCGGAGACGCTGACGGTGTCGCTGGTGACGCCGATGCGAAGGCTGGCATCGAGGCGGGCGGTCTGCTCGGTGGCGAGACGGAGATTGCTCTCGGTGAGCTGGTTGAATCCAGCCATGGTGATTGTGACGTTGTAGATGCCAGGGTCGAGGTTGGTGACGGTGTATTGACCGTTGGCATCGGTCTTTGTGCTGCGGGTCTCGTTGGTGGCGGCGTTGGTGACAGTGATGGTAGCGCCGACGATATTGGCCGATGTGGGATCGGTGACGCGTCCGACGAGAGTGGCGGTCGGAGCCTGGCCTCTTAGAACTCCGACGAATGCAACGAGCAAACCCAGCAGGGCGATGCAGAACTTCATTTTCATCTCGAACAATCCTTCCCCAAAATCACGACACGCATCGCCGCTTCTTCTGAGTTCTTGTCTGCCGGAACCATGGCTTTGCGTTTGGCGCGAAGGAAAATGGATGTCCGGCTGTGCTTGTGTTAAAGCGATGCCCCACAATGACCGGCAAGTTAATTCACCGTATAGCGATGCGAATGCCGTCTATCCTATTTATTTACAGATAGATGTGGTGCTCGATTTACGTAAAAAATAGCTTCTATACAGGAGCGCATCGTTTCGGCTTGTTGTGGCTGGGGCATCTTTATTGGTGGCAGTTGCTGGAACCCTCGGCGTGGGCGCGTCAACAACTGCCCCTTCGTAAAAAATGTGCTGCTTGTGACATCTTTCATCGGGTCATGTTCTAGACTGCCACCATGATCCCGACCGCAAATGGCCTGCTCACCAAACCCAGCCCGTACTCTGTTCCGGAAACCCTCGATCGCATCGAGGCTCTTCTGCATTCGAAAAACATCACGGTGTTTGCGCGGGTAGATCACAGTGGCGAGGCGGAAAAAGCAGGGCTGCATATGCCTCCAACGCAGGTGTTGATCTTTGGCAATCCGAAGGGCGGAACGCCGGTGATGCTTGCCAATCCGCTATCAGCCATCGATCTGCCGCTCAAGGTGCTTGCCTGGCAGGATGCCGACGGCAAGGTGTGGCTGACATGGAATGACCCGCAATACCTGAAGGCACGCTATGCGCTTTCGGACGATGTCGTCGCTCCGCTCGCAGCGGCAACTACACTTGTAACGCAGCTATTTCAGTAAAGCTATCCATCGAGCCTGATTCCTGTGAAACTCCTCCGACAGTTTTTATTCGCCGTCTTTATTCTTGTCTTCGCTGCCGCTCTTGTTATTTACGGCAACTACATTACGCTGCCTACGCACAATACAGCGGCCACCCATTTCGACGCGATCATCGTGCTGGGTACACCGTCGAAACCCGATGGCACGCCCTCGCCGGAGCAGCGCGAACGCGTGCTGGAAGGCGTGCGCGAGTACAAGGCCGGAATCGCTCCTCGTCTGATCATGACCGGCGGCGCCGCACATAATCATTTTGTGGAAGCCCATAGCATGGCTGTCTACGCCGCAGAACAGGGTGTTCCAGCGACAGACATCATCGAGGAGGGGCAGGCGCAGAACACGATTCAAAACATCTACTACTCGGCTACGATCATGCATCAGCACGGCTGGTCATCCGCGGAGATCGTCAGTTCGCCCTATCATCTGGGACGAACAGCACTGATCATGAATGCGTTCAATACGCGCCAGCCAGCACTTTCGATCGACTGGCGCACACATCCTTCGAATTGGCCACCGGAGTACGACATTCACCACAAAGTGGTGCTCTACTCTGTCGAAGCATGGAGATGCCTGCAACTTCGCCTGCAGGGGTCGCGGTTTCTGCCAGTACCGGGAACCCCTGCAATAGCGCATTAATCTACGAGACTTCGAAACGGTCACCGCGCTTCGGACAGAAGACCTCGAGCTTATAGCGATTCTCGATCTCCTCTTTCAGTGCCTGCTGCGCCAGCGGTTCGCCGTGGACCAGGAAGACTTTCTTCAGCGTCGGGACGACCGGAGCCATCCAATCGAGGAGCTCATGCTGATCGGCGTGGCCGCTCAGTTCGCCAATCGAATCCACCTCGGCACGCACGCGCATCGGTTCGCCGAAGATGTTGACCTCCGGTTGGCGTTCCACCAGCTTGCGACCGAGCGTGTTTGCCGCCTGATAGCCG is a genomic window containing:
- a CDS encoding DUF302 domain-containing protein, whose product is MIPTANGLLTKPSPYSVPETLDRIEALLHSKNITVFARVDHSGEAEKAGLHMPPTQVLIFGNPKGGTPVMLANPLSAIDLPLKVLAWQDADGKVWLTWNDPQYLKARYALSDDVVAPLAAATTLVTQLFQ
- a CDS encoding YdcF family protein; translation: MKLLRQFLFAVFILVFAAALVIYGNYITLPTHNTAATHFDAIIVLGTPSKPDGTPSPEQRERVLEGVREYKAGIAPRLIMTGGAAHNHFVEAHSMAVYAAEQGVPATDIIEEGQAQNTIQNIYYSATIMHQHGWSSAEIVSSPYHLGRTALIMNAFNTRQPALSIDWRTHPSNWPPEYDIHHKVVLYSVEAWRCLQLRLQGSRFLPVPGTPAIAH